In the Choloepus didactylus isolate mChoDid1 chromosome 5, mChoDid1.pri, whole genome shotgun sequence genome, one interval contains:
- the LOC119535139 gene encoding guanine nucleotide-binding protein G(I)/G(S)/G(O) subunit gamma-10-like encodes MSSGASVNPLQSLVEQLKLEAGMERIKVSQAAAELPQYCVQNACKDRLLVGVWARSSPFQEPRSCALL; translated from the coding sequence ATGTCTTCCGGGGCCAGCGTGAACCCTCTGCAGAGCCTGGTGGAGCAGCTCAAGCTGGAGGCCGGCATGGAGAGGATCAAGGTCTCTCAGGCGGCTGCAGAGCTTCCACAGTACTGTGTGCAGAATGCCTGCAAGGACAGGCTGCTGGTCGGGGTGTGGGCCAGGAGCAGCCCCTTCCAGGAGCCCAGATCCTGCGCTTTGCTCTGA